Proteins encoded by one window of Planctomycetia bacterium:
- a CDS encoding DUF817 domain-containing protein translates to MKSFLCEFVWFGILQARACVFAGSFFLVLLVSQWWPVDILPRYDFLCLAAIVIQILLVRFRVETVHEVMVLGVFHLLGLLLELFKTHSAIGSWSYPETGYLKLGWVPLYSGFMYAAVASYICQAWRLFHLQMRHVPPTWLSLPLAVAIYGNFFVHHFWIDIRWWLIAAVVIIYSRTMVDFTVIQKRRTIPLVLSFFLIGFFIWIAENISTFGKAWVYPDQLSGWRIVGWNKITSWFLLVIISVIIVAILKRVKSSGVYDSSTSDGIVSIQQQFAGPICPWYFKPRVEHTKQ, encoded by the coding sequence CAGCTTCTTCCTGGTGCTGCTGGTTTCCCAATGGTGGCCTGTAGACATTCTGCCTCGCTACGACTTTCTCTGCCTGGCTGCCATCGTCATTCAGATTCTGCTTGTCCGCTTCCGTGTCGAAACGGTTCACGAGGTCATGGTGCTGGGTGTATTCCACCTGCTCGGCTTGTTGCTGGAGTTATTCAAAACGCATTCTGCCATCGGCTCCTGGAGTTACCCTGAAACAGGCTATCTGAAGTTGGGCTGGGTGCCACTCTATAGTGGCTTCATGTATGCTGCTGTCGCCAGCTACATCTGCCAGGCCTGGCGGCTTTTTCATTTGCAGATGCGACACGTACCCCCCACCTGGCTCAGTCTGCCACTCGCTGTGGCCATCTATGGCAACTTCTTCGTGCATCATTTCTGGATCGATATCCGCTGGTGGCTTATTGCTGCCGTAGTGATTATCTATTCACGCACTATGGTCGATTTCACCGTCATCCAGAAACGCCGAACGATACCCCTGGTACTCAGTTTCTTCCTCATCGGGTTCTTCATCTGGATTGCTGAGAATATTTCCACCTTTGGCAAAGCCTGGGTCTACCCCGATCAACTCAGTGGCTGGCGAATCGTCGGCTGGAACAAAATCACTTCCTGGTTCCTGCTCGTGATCATCAGTGTCATCATCGTGGCTATTCTGAAGCGAGTGAAATCGAGCGGGGTTTATGATTCATCGACGAGCGACGGCATCGTCTCTATTCAACAACAATTCGCAGGGCCAATTTGCCCGTGGTACTTCAAGCCGAGGGTCGAGCATACGAAACAATAG
- a CDS encoding SOS response-associated peptidase, translating into MCFAFQIKANFQEVAEYFELQSQAPQEYQGDLFANKPALTIMPQRVPQVLTWGFQHPTLKKRVINARVETVATNPLFKSAFAKHRCLIPATGFLEWGADKCKYLIQLDEPLFAFAGIWRAGEVTMLTCGPNEFMSTIHDRMPVILPRRSYDHWLDEGGKQWLQPYEGSMRSLRISEPAVKAEKKERQGELF; encoded by the coding sequence ATGTGCTTCGCCTTCCAGATTAAAGCCAACTTCCAGGAAGTGGCTGAGTATTTTGAACTTCAGTCGCAGGCTCCGCAGGAGTATCAAGGCGATCTCTTTGCGAACAAACCGGCGCTGACGATCATGCCGCAGCGGGTGCCACAGGTATTGACATGGGGATTTCAGCATCCGACGCTGAAGAAACGGGTCATCAATGCCCGTGTAGAAACAGTGGCGACGAACCCGCTGTTCAAATCAGCCTTTGCCAAGCACCGATGCCTGATCCCCGCCACGGGGTTTCTCGAATGGGGCGCCGACAAGTGCAAGTATCTCATTCAACTCGATGAACCCCTCTTTGCCTTTGCCGGCATCTGGCGAGCCGGAGAGGTGACAATGCTGACCTGTGGCCCGAATGAGTTCATGAGCACGATTCACGATCGCATGCCGGTGATTCTCCCCCGCCGCAGTTACGACCACTGGCTGGATGAAGGTGGCAAGCAATGGCTACAACCTTACGAAGGCAGCATGCGCTCGCTACGGATTTCAGAACCAGCGGTGAAGGCAGAGAAGAAGGAGCGGCAGGGGGAGTTGTTTTGA